In Kiritimatiellia bacterium, one genomic interval encodes:
- a CDS encoding DUF2079 domain-containing protein translates to MLERLRRAARPAATCAIFALAAAFAIALLYSSFCAFTHWKFGTSGDYIRYTNMIWNSGRGNWFAYHAGTQTYLQVHLSFTLALLGPLFYIWDHPFLLSVVQWLMIMAGGTFLVLAGRRQQVPAPYLAGVAVLWCGYHFTQAVQLCEFHSTAGYMLFLPWIYWRLSNDRRQVWLPLLLLAGLREEAALYAVPLLLMEAVRGRWRAGYMYAAACLLYVAVAVGWLYPMLHPRGSDILEARREIFGGRWRDYIENWEPRAIALGWALFPCIAAVGLRAHPFVVLLPLPLIANLSSHWPWQYKLGIHYSANVMASLGIALVDAFARARASHREWQVWARALALVVVTLVSHLTRGFTLGSLRDTGPVYKHINEWGVLALEVAQRFVPKEGILTAPRELLSLAANRRDLFYMNLVEPSATHLEVSVAFLNRNRIPREYLDLLRAGTWGVLYADGLYCVLQKGAPTNRNQTLLENDARPTLFLGTSRKMFGSTRLDPERGAVRYWPGREGAKRKPVVLGAEIDLAPGLHRFTIEFRAGRPPRPGAHAGEFILNDTKAARHVLAVPIDPDPEGVWKIQSLEYRLHAPTRLELQVMGGEIELWLDRAFVVPAEKSSP, encoded by the coding sequence ATGCTTGAACGCCTCCGACGGGCCGCGCGGCCGGCCGCCACATGCGCCATTTTCGCGCTGGCCGCTGCGTTCGCGATCGCCTTGCTCTACTCGAGCTTCTGCGCGTTTACCCACTGGAAATTCGGCACGTCGGGCGACTACATCCGCTACACGAACATGATCTGGAATTCCGGCCGTGGGAATTGGTTTGCGTACCACGCGGGCACGCAAACTTACCTGCAAGTCCATCTTTCCTTCACGCTCGCGCTGCTGGGGCCCTTGTTCTACATCTGGGACCACCCCTTTTTGCTCTCCGTCGTGCAATGGCTGATGATCATGGCGGGCGGGACTTTTCTTGTGCTTGCCGGGCGTCGCCAACAAGTGCCCGCGCCCTATCTGGCCGGCGTCGCGGTGCTGTGGTGCGGATACCACTTCACGCAGGCGGTCCAGCTCTGCGAATTCCATTCAACCGCGGGATATATGCTGTTCCTTCCGTGGATCTACTGGCGCCTCTCCAACGACCGGCGACAGGTGTGGCTCCCGCTGCTGCTCCTCGCAGGGCTTCGCGAGGAAGCTGCGCTTTACGCCGTGCCGCTTCTTCTTATGGAAGCCGTGCGAGGGCGATGGCGGGCCGGATACATGTACGCGGCGGCCTGCCTGCTGTATGTCGCAGTGGCGGTCGGCTGGCTATATCCCATGCTCCATCCGCGCGGGAGCGATATCCTAGAGGCGCGCCGCGAAATTTTCGGCGGCAGATGGCGAGATTACATTGAGAATTGGGAACCGCGGGCCATAGCCTTGGGTTGGGCGCTTTTTCCGTGTATCGCAGCCGTTGGGTTGCGCGCCCACCCATTTGTCGTCCTGCTGCCGCTGCCGCTGATTGCGAATTTGAGCAGCCACTGGCCTTGGCAATACAAGCTCGGCATCCACTACTCGGCCAACGTCATGGCGTCGCTGGGCATTGCGCTGGTTGACGCCTTCGCGCGGGCGCGTGCCTCGCATCGCGAATGGCAGGTGTGGGCGCGAGCCCTCGCGCTCGTCGTGGTAACCCTCGTGTCGCACCTGACCCGCGGTTTTACCCTCGGTTCGCTGCGCGACACCGGACCGGTGTACAAGCACATCAACGAATGGGGAGTCCTCGCCCTTGAGGTCGCTCAGCGTTTCGTTCCCAAAGAGGGGATCCTCACCGCCCCGCGTGAATTGCTGTCACTAGCGGCGAACCGACGGGACCTTTTCTACATGAATCTCGTCGAGCCTTCGGCCACGCACCTGGAGGTTTCGGTGGCGTTCCTGAACCGGAATCGCATCCCCCGCGAATACCTCGACCTCCTCCGTGCCGGCACATGGGGAGTGCTCTATGCTGATGGCTTGTATTGCGTGCTGCAGAAAGGCGCGCCGACCAACCGCAACCAAACCCTGCTCGAGAACGACGCCCGACCGACGTTGTTCCTCGGAACCAGCCGCAAGATGTTCGGCTCGACCCGGCTTGACCCAGAGCGGGGCGCCGTACGCTATTGGCCCGGTCGCGAGGGCGCAAAACGCAAACCCGTCGTCCTGGGCGCCGAAATCGACCTGGCGCCCGGCCTTCATCGGTTTACTATCGAATTTCGCGCCGGCAGGCCTCCGCGGCCCGGCGCGCATGCGGGAGAATTCATCCTGAACGACACCAAAGCAGCACGTCACGTCCTTGCCGTCCCGATCGATCCCGATCCGGAGGGCGTCTGGAAAATACAGAGCCTCGAATATCGACTCCACGCCCCGACGCGTCTCGAGTTGCAGGTCATGGGCGGCGAGATTGAGCTCTGGCTCGATCGCGCATTTGTAGTCCCGGCAGAGAAAAGCAGCCCGTGA
- a CDS encoding PEP-CTERM sorting domain-containing protein: MKSVAKVASALVSFGLCTAIFADHVLFLSANSANIRYSTDFGLTWANFINISGAGFRGLAGDPVTGTLFAYASGQGSAASRPVYAYSVATTSVLSSITVDEQGTSNQRPMIYHNGFLYIAPHQTNFYSTWDGTSLGPVSISFPGTWTPNDLAIGGSGGTNYYFMNGTSGNTLRRRILIGDGTTTNQVTVSFTGLSGADIFDLAITPGGRMLVLTVNGLFASGLNQIHNTSISVSPILTFAVGASTASDPASGARELILYNNNLYIAATTRFYRYSYDDTSGTASLIHSADHGFNLPAIQLTVIPEPSTLLLLGLAFGSVALYRRHIRS, from the coding sequence ATGAAATCAGTCGCAAAAGTGGCGTCCGCCTTGGTGTCGTTCGGATTGTGCACGGCCATCTTTGCAGACCACGTTTTGTTCCTGTCTGCAAATTCAGCGAATATTCGCTATTCGACCGACTTCGGTCTCACTTGGGCAAACTTTATCAATATATCTGGTGCAGGTTTCCGTGGTCTGGCAGGGGATCCGGTTACAGGAACGTTGTTTGCCTATGCTTCGGGGCAGGGGTCCGCGGCTAGTCGGCCTGTCTATGCGTACAGCGTTGCCACAACCTCTGTGTTATCCTCTATAACCGTCGACGAACAAGGTACAAGCAATCAGCGGCCGATGATTTATCACAATGGATTTCTATACATCGCGCCTCATCAAACAAATTTCTATTCGACATGGGATGGGACTTCGTTGGGTCCTGTAAGTATATCATTCCCCGGGACCTGGACGCCTAATGATTTGGCAATCGGAGGTTCGGGGGGAACGAATTATTACTTCATGAATGGAACATCAGGAAATACCTTGCGAAGGCGCATTCTAATCGGTGATGGAACAACGACCAATCAAGTTACGGTCAGCTTCACCGGTCTTTCGGGCGCGGATATCTTCGATTTGGCCATCACTCCGGGCGGGCGCATGTTGGTACTCACTGTGAACGGGTTGTTCGCTTCGGGCCTAAATCAGATTCATAATACATCAATATCCGTCTCCCCAATTTTGACCTTCGCAGTGGGTGCATCCACTGCGAGCGATCCCGCATCTGGAGCTCGGGAGCTCATTCTGTACAATAACAATTTGTATATAGCCGCGACAACTCGCTTCTATCGTTATTCCTATGATGATACCAGCGGAACCGCCTCGCTTATACATAGTGCGGATCATGGCTTTAATTTGCCCGCTATTCAGCTAACCGTTATACCGGAGCCGTCCACGCTTCTGCTTTTGGGACTTGCATTCGGCTCTGTCGCGCTGTACCGCAGGCACATCCGTTCGTAA